The Pelorhabdus rhamnosifermentans genome includes the window GGACCGGAATATTACTGTTGGTTTGTTTGCATTTACCCCTGTGCAGGGAACGATTTTTGCTGAAAAAAATCCTCCCGCGATTGGGCAGTATCGGCGGATACAAATGGCCCGTCATTTGTTGTGCCAAGGAGTGAATCGCCGCGCGATTTATTGTGTCGATGGAATCATCACAGATTTTATCCTTCCTAATTGGCGAACTTTTTTTGCTGATGGGAAAGCCTTTGAAACCACAGGTTGTCTTGATTGTAACCGCCCCTATTATAATGAACGGCCCGGCGGAATTCTCTATAATTATCCGCGGCCTCTTACAAGGCAGGAAAGTCTGCAAGCCTTGAGGGAGAGTCAAATCGGAGGTGGGAGCAATGCTTTGGCGTATCCTTGATACAGGCAGAGCAGGTGCTGCTGCCAACATGGCTATCGATGAAGCCATTCTGCTGGCTCATAGCCGGAGCGACGTTCCGCCTACATTAAGGTTCTACGGCTGGAATCCATCGGCGGTGAGTCTGGGATATTTTCAGCAAGCTCGAGAGGCTATTGATTTGGAGGCGTGTCGCAAGCAGGGGATTGATGTGGTCAGACGATTAACAGGCGGCCGGGCTGTACTGCATGATGCGGAACTGACCTATAGCATTGTGATTCGGGAAGATGTTCCGTGTATTCCATCGACAATTACCGCTTCTTATCGCTATTTCAGCAATGTAGTGCTGGCAGGACTAGATAAGCTGGGTGTTTCTGCGCAGATGAGCATACCGCGCAGTGCCTATGCAAAAACCAATCGCAAAGAACAGGTATCGTCAGCAGCCTGTTTTGATTCCCCATCGGGCTATGAGATTATTTATGAAGGACGAAAATTGGTCGGAAGCGCTCAAGTCCGCAAGCATGGCGTCATTTTGCAGCATGGATCGATTTTACTTGATTTTTCGCCTGAAAAGTTAGCCGCTGTATTGAAATTTTCTTCTTCTCTAAAGCGCAGCAAAATGGTCAGTGTACTCTCCAATCACGTTATTTCGATTAGAGAAATTTTAGAGCGCAAAGTAACAGGAGAAGAAATGCGCGCTGCTATGTTGGCGGCGTTCTGTTCTACCATTGGTGTTGATAATCAAAGAGGAGATTTAACAGCTGAAGAGCGGTTAGTTAGTCAGCAGTTAGTCGAAAAAAAATATGGGAATCCGGCCTGGAATTATAAACGTTAACCAAAAAAGGGGTATAGATATGGATTATGATGTGGCTGTTGTTGGCGGTGGCCCGGGAGGATATGTTGCCGCCATTCGAGCGGCTCAATTAGGGGCCAAGGTCTTGTTAATCGAAAAAGAAGAATTGGGCGGAGTCTGCCTGAACCGTGGCTGTATTCCGACGAAAACACTACTAAAGAGTGCGGAAAAATGGCGTGACTTGCAGTCTTTACAAGAGTTCGGCCTTCAGGCCGATCATATTGGCTTTGACTTTAATCGAGTAGCAGGACGAATGAAGCAGGTTGTAGAGCAAATAAAAAAGGGGATTTTTCAGCTCATTAAAAGTAATAAGATAGATATTAGGAGCGGAACAGCGAAACTGATGGCGTCTAACCAAATAAGCGTCAGTAATAATGACGCTGAGAAACAGTATAGTGCCCGAAAAATTATTTTGGCTACTGGATCAGCACCGATGTCTGTGCCCATACCGGGTGCTGATCTTGACAGGGTGATTGATAGTAATCAATTATTGGCTATGACAGAAGTACCTAAGAGTCTGGTCGTTATCGGAGCCGGAGCTGTTGGAATCGAATTAGCAGCTATTTTTCAATCTTTTGGCTGTGAGGTTACGGTAGTGGAAATGCAGCCAAGAATATTGCCGAATATCGACGAGGAGATTGTTAAACGAATGGCTTTGGTTTATCGTAAGCAGGGCATAAAGTTTTTGACTAACAGTCGTGTTATGAGTCTGCGCGAAGACGGCTGCGAAGTCGTTGTGACTATTACCAAGGGAACCGATTCCCAAGAAATTGCAGCGGAAAAAGTTCTGCTGGCTAGTGGCCGCTCTCCCGTAGTTGAAGGTTTGGGACTCGACGAAGTTGGAATTGAATATAACTATAAAGGGATTAAGGTAAATAATAAAATGGAAACCTCGGTAGCAGGTATTTATGCCATTGGAGATGTGACAGGGCAAGTTATGTGGGCTCATGCCGCTTCGGCTGCGGGGGGCGTTGCAGCCGAGAATGCCGTTGGCGGTAACGTAACGATTGATTATAAAGCGATGCCGGGGTGTATCTATACAACACCTGAATGTGCTGTGGTTGGATTGACTGAGCGGGAAGCGCTAGAAGCAGGAAAAGAAATTCAGATTGATAAATTTAATTTTGCAGCCAATGGAAAAGCTGTTTCTCTGGGGGAAACAGACGGGTTGGTTAAAATCATTGCAGATAAGATAACCGGCCATGTTTTAGGGATGCATATTTTTGGGCCCCATGCCAGTGATTTGATTATGGAAGGGGCTCTGGCCATTCAAAACAAATTGTCGGTAAAAGAGATTGGCCATACCATTCATCCGCACCCCAGTCTGTCGGAAGCAGTAATGGAATGTGCCCTTGGGATATATGGCGAAAGTGTCCACCAAGTCAAAAGAAGATGCTCCCACGAATCATAGTGGGTCCAAGCGGCGAAAGATCGATAGAATTTAGCCTGTTGGCTTTGAGTTTTGCGATAAGCTCAAGAAGTGAATTTATTGACGTTCTTTTAAATTCTGCTATTCTATAAGAAATTGTATTTCGTTTGGGTGTCGATGGTGACTGCCGGTGTTAAATTGGCAGTCTTTTTTTGTATATCTGGAGCAGTTTGCGCGAGGTGCCTAACTAATACAAGGGGGAATGTCCGATGGTTAGTTATCAGGAAATTCTAAAGCTCCGTTCTTTGGCGAAAAGCAAGCCTGTTGCAGGAAAAACAGGTTTAGACCGGATGGTTCAAAATTTAGCTGGACTGATTATTAATTTGGGTCCCTATATTGAAACAATACCAGAAGAAGTAATTGAGTTGGCTGATTTAGCTTGTTTTCCGGTTTTTGAATTACCCTGGAAAGTCAAGTTAGTTGAGGTTACGCAGGAAATATGCAGTTGTATTGTGATGAAACATTTAGAAGAACGTTCTATTAGTGATTTTATGGAACAATTGCTCTTAAAGCCGGTTGAGGATGCAGAAAGTTTAATTCAGCGGGCACTGGCCTTTAATTATGATTTATCCTCAATGCAGCAGGTAGCGATCGTGAGTCTGCGCGGATTGCCTGAATATAGGCAAAAGCAGGGGATAACAGAGGAACAAGGCATGATTGTTTTAAAAATGCAGCTAAAACAGCAGGTTCGAATGGTTTTGGTGCGGCGCGGAAAAAACTGTTTGTCTATGGCCTGGATGGATACTCTTGTTCTATTAATGCCGTCTGGGAAAAAGACGGTAGAAGCAAGGCAAAATGTGGTTATTCTGGCTGCTGTAGTAGAAGCATTGAATACCAAATTTCCAGACTTATCTGTCGCTGCCGGTTTAGGCAAGCGGGTTGAAGAGTTGTGCGATGTGCGGCAAAGTTACCTGCAGGCTCATAAAGCATTGCGTCTGGCCAACTTTAAGCGCAACTCCCGACCCGTTTATGTCTATGAGCAATTAGGAATTTACAAACTACTGTTTGATATTCCACTTGAAAAATTGCGCAGCTATTATGAGGAAATCATTGAGCCGCTTCATGAATATGACACGCGATACAAAATGGATTTAGTCTCTAGCTTATTTGTTTACTTTGAAGAAAACGGCAATGTAGTCTAAACAGCTAAGCGATTGTTTGTGCATCGCAATACCTTAGATTATCGTTAAAAAAAATAGAAGATGTGACTGGTAAAAATTTAAATGATCCTTAGTTCTTGGTAAACAAATTTCTTTTGTTATTGCTGATAATCGCTCTGAACCATCAGAATCAGCCAATGCTATGACTAAATTAATTAACCAGGATAAAGTAATCTTAGTTCTTGGTACGGGTGGAAGCACCAACTCCATTGCTGCGGCACCGATTGCGGCTCAAAATAAAATTCCTTTTATTACTCCCTTTGCCACCAATCCTAAAGTAACGGCTGATGGGGAAAAGGTGAATGACTTTGCTTTTCGAGTTTGTTTCATTGATCC containing:
- a CDS encoding helix-turn-helix domain-containing protein, coding for MVSYQEILKLRSLAKSKPVAGKTGLDRMVQNLAGLIINLGPYIETIPEEVIELADLACFPVFELPWKVKLVEVTQEICSCIVMKHLEERSISDFMEQLLLKPVEDAESLIQRALAFNYDLSSMQQVAIVSLRGLPEYRQKQGITEEQGMIVLKMQLKQQVRMVLVRRGKNCLSMAWMDTLVLLMPSGKKTVEARQNVVILAAVVEALNTKFPDLSVAAGLGKRVEELCDVRQSYLQAHKALRLANFKRNSRPVYVYEQLGIYKLLFDIPLEKLRSYYEEIIEPLHEYDTRYKMDLVSSLFVYFEENGNVV
- a CDS encoding lipoate--protein ligase family protein — encoded protein: MLWRILDTGRAGAAANMAIDEAILLAHSRSDVPPTLRFYGWNPSAVSLGYFQQAREAIDLEACRKQGIDVVRRLTGGRAVLHDAELTYSIVIREDVPCIPSTITASYRYFSNVVLAGLDKLGVSAQMSIPRSAYAKTNRKEQVSSAACFDSPSGYEIIYEGRKLVGSAQVRKHGVILQHGSILLDFSPEKLAAVLKFSSSLKRSKMVSVLSNHVISIREILERKVTGEEMRAAMLAAFCSTIGVDNQRGDLTAEERLVSQQLVEKKYGNPAWNYKR
- the lpdA gene encoding dihydrolipoyl dehydrogenase → MDYDVAVVGGGPGGYVAAIRAAQLGAKVLLIEKEELGGVCLNRGCIPTKTLLKSAEKWRDLQSLQEFGLQADHIGFDFNRVAGRMKQVVEQIKKGIFQLIKSNKIDIRSGTAKLMASNQISVSNNDAEKQYSARKIILATGSAPMSVPIPGADLDRVIDSNQLLAMTEVPKSLVVIGAGAVGIELAAIFQSFGCEVTVVEMQPRILPNIDEEIVKRMALVYRKQGIKFLTNSRVMSLREDGCEVVVTITKGTDSQEIAAEKVLLASGRSPVVEGLGLDEVGIEYNYKGIKVNNKMETSVAGIYAIGDVTGQVMWAHAASAAGGVAAENAVGGNVTIDYKAMPGCIYTTPECAVVGLTEREALEAGKEIQIDKFNFAANGKAVSLGETDGLVKIIADKITGHVLGMHIFGPHASDLIMEGALAIQNKLSVKEIGHTIHPHPSLSEAVMECALGIYGESVHQVKRRCSHES